Proteins found in one Paenibacillus sp. FSL R10-2782 genomic segment:
- a CDS encoding trypsin-like peptidase domain-containing protein gives MRKMGKRAVILALGSALCVSGTAGAASSGTALKAKIINGGVYVNVGDVNKALGTSGAYNSANGTYTLSTDRVPQVVKNVSPSVVGIIGRSATGQAVSGGDRYNLAHGTGVIIRADGWIVTNAHVIEGLNDAVVVTSDGKSYGITDSYSDPVSDLALVKIKASGLKPATLAGSPNNLQVGEQVVAIGTPISFSLRNSATSGVVSGLNRGVNAAYRLIQSDTAINPGNSGGPLVNLKGEVIGINTMKFSAVGIENMGFSIPSDTVKYVIAQFFKYGEVRRASLGLGLEESWSAIVGLPTEDPLKVTKITSASAVQAKIKEGDELYSINGKRVASTIDINELLKSYQPGQTVSLLMQTDGDIVKRKLVLSQDNGEIYESIQGGEDSGDSDESTGDGNVAPSKEASESVQQATVTGK, from the coding sequence ATGCGTAAGATGGGGAAAAGGGCGGTCATACTGGCTTTGGGTAGCGCTTTGTGTGTATCTGGAACAGCAGGTGCAGCCAGCAGCGGAACCGCTTTGAAGGCAAAGATCATTAACGGCGGAGTCTATGTGAATGTAGGCGATGTGAATAAAGCATTAGGAACCAGCGGCGCGTATAACAGCGCAAATGGTACATATACGTTATCGACCGATCGTGTGCCGCAGGTGGTTAAAAACGTATCTCCCTCTGTGGTAGGCATTATCGGCCGCTCAGCAACGGGACAAGCCGTATCAGGCGGGGATCGCTACAACCTTGCTCACGGCACAGGGGTCATCATTCGGGCGGATGGATGGATTGTCACGAATGCCCATGTCATTGAAGGATTAAATGATGCTGTGGTCGTGACATCGGATGGTAAATCTTACGGTATTACAGATAGCTACAGCGATCCGGTCAGTGACTTGGCATTGGTTAAAATCAAAGCAAGCGGCCTCAAGCCTGCTACCCTAGCAGGCTCACCGAATAACCTTCAGGTGGGAGAGCAGGTAGTGGCTATCGGAACGCCTATCTCTTTTTCCCTGCGTAATTCGGCAACTTCGGGTGTCGTCAGCGGATTGAACCGTGGCGTCAACGCTGCCTATCGTCTCATCCAAAGCGATACCGCAATCAATCCTGGTAACAGCGGCGGTCCGCTTGTAAACCTCAAGGGCGAGGTAATCGGGATCAATACAATGAAATTTTCGGCTGTCGGTATTGAAAATATGGGCTTTTCGATTCCTTCAGATACGGTGAAGTATGTGATTGCTCAATTTTTCAAGTATGGTGAGGTTCGGCGTGCGAGTCTTGGTCTAGGATTGGAAGAGAGCTGGTCGGCGATCGTGGGGCTGCCTACGGAGGACCCTTTGAAAGTCACAAAAATTACTTCGGCTAGTGCTGTTCAGGCCAAAATCAAGGAAGGCGACGAGTTGTATAGCATAAACGGCAAGCGTGTGGCTTCCACTATCGACATCAACGAGTTGCTTAAAAGCTATCAGCCGGGTCAGACGGTGAGCTTGCTCATGCAGACGGACGGCGATATTGTAAAACGCAAGTTGGTACTGTCACAGGATAATGGCGAAATCTATGAATCTATTCAGGGCGGAGAGGATTCCGGGGACTCGGATGAGTCAACTGGTGATGGCAATGTAGCGCCTTCCAAGGAAGCATCTGAGTCAGTCCAACAGGCGACCGTTACAGGAAAGTAA